The following is a genomic window from Collimonas fungivorans Ter331.
AAGGAGACCTTCCAATGAATCACATAGCCGATCTCGCCGCCCTGAAGAAACCGTTGCCCGACGCCTTGCTTGCCGCCCTCGGCGCTCTGTTTGGCGAACGGTTCTCGACCACCGTGGCGATGCGCGAACATCATGGCCGCGATGCCTCATCGTATGACCCCATGCTGCCGGATGCCGTGGTGTTCGTCGAATCGACCGAAGAGGTGGCCGCGCTGGTCAAGCTGTGCAGCGAATACCTGGTCCCGGTGATTCCTTTCGGCAGCGGCACTTCGCTGGAAGGCCATGTGCTGGCGCTGCAAGGCGGGATTTCCGTCGACCTGTCGCGCATGAACCGCCTGCTGGCGATCCATGCCGAAGACTTGACGGCGACGGTGCAGACCGGCGTTACCCGCAAGCAGCTGAACCATGAGATCAAGGACAGCGGCCTGTTCTTTCCCATCGATCCCGGCGCCGATGCCTCGATCGGTGGCATGGCGGCGACCCGCGCTTCCGGCACCAACGCCGTGCGCTACGGCAGCATGCGCGAGAACACGCTGGCGCTGACGGTGGTGACCGCCGACGGCCGCATCATCAAGACTGGCACCCGCGCCAAAAAATCGGCGGCAGGCTACGACCTGACGCGCATCTTCGTCGGCAGCGAAGGCACGCTGGGCGTGATCACCGAAGTGACCGTCAAGCTCTATCCGCAACCGGAAGCCATCTCGGCCGCGGTCTGTTCGTTCCAGAACATCGCCGACGCCGTCAACGCCGTGATCCAGACCATACAGCTGGGCGTGCCGGTGGCCAGGGTCGAGCTGCTGGATGAAAACGGCGTGCGCGCCATCAATGCGCATTCCAAGCTGGCGCTGCCGGAACAGCCGCTGCTGCTGTTTGAATTCCACGGCAGCGAGAATGGCGTCAAGGAACAGGCGGAGCTGGTGCAGGCGGTGGTAGCTGAACATCACGCTGTCGGCTTCGAATGGGCGACCCGACCGGAAGACCGGTCGCGCTTATGGACCGCGCGTCACAACGCTTATTTCGCCTTGCTGCAATTGCGTCCCGGCAGCCGCGCGATTTCCACCGATTGCTGCGTGCCGATCTCGCGCCTGGCGGAATGCATCCTCGAGACGAAGGCCGATTGCGAGGCCAACGGCATGGTGTATTCGATCATCGGCCATGTCGGCGACGGCAATTTCCATGTGCAGATGCTGGTCGATCCCGACGATGCCGCCGACATCGCGCGCGCCGAGGGCGTCAATGCGCGCATGGTCAGCCGCGCCATCGGCATGGACGGCACTTGCACCGGCGAGCACGGCGTCGGCCTGCACAAGATCGATTTCCTGATTGAAGAGCATGGCGTGGAGGCGATCGCTACCATGCGTGCGTTGAAACATGCGTTCGATCCGAAGAACATCATGAATCCCGGGAAAATAATCCGGTGGTAAATTCAATGTTGAACAAGACCCCACTGGTCAATCGCCTGCCGCCGGTGCATGCCTTGTCCGCGTTTGAAGCCGCCGCCCGCCATCGTTCATTTGCGCTGGCGGCGGATGAGCTGTGCATTACGCCGTCGGCGCTGTCGCACCGCATCCGTTTGCTGGAGGATTTCGTCGGCGAACGACTGTTCTCGCGCGAAGGCAGGACAGTCACCTTGTCCGAATTCGGCCACCGCTACCTGGAAGTGGTGCGCAGCGCCTTGCGCACCTTGACCGAGTTCCCGCTGCCGCAGCGTAACGCCCAGGTGCAGCCGCGCGTCAAGATCACCGCGCCGCCGACTTTTGCGCGCCAGCTGCTGATCCCGCATCTGCACGGGTTTGCCAGCCGGCACCCCGAGATCGTGGTCGAGATATTCCTGTCGGTGCCGCTCTACGACCTGAGTCTGACCGAGAGCGACCTGGAAGTGCGTTTCGGCGCCGGCAAGTATCCCAACACCACCACCGAAAAACTGTTCGAAGAACCGACCTTTGCCGTCGCCAGCCCTGGATACCTGAAAAAGGCCGGTCCGCTGCACCAGCCCGCCGACCTGTGCAAGGCAAGCCTGCTGCGTTCGGCCCTGGAGCCTTGGCAGCCATGGTTCCAGGCGGCAGGCCTGGACTGGCCTGAACCGTCCTCCGGCTTGCGCGCCGACGACCTTGGCCTGTTGCTGGAACTGGTGCGCCATGGCCATGGCGTCGGCCTGACCCGCAAGCATTTTGCCCAGCAAATGATTGCGCAAGGGGAAGTGGTGCAACTGTTCGACATCAGCCTCACTTCGCCGCCCCATGCCTATTACCTGGTGTACCAGCAAAAACCGCAGGAACGGCCGGAAGTGACGACTTTCATCGAATGGATGAAGGATACTTTCAGCCGCATCTGAACCAAGCGGCCGGCGGCCTGAAAACATTTCACCTGCGCGGCGCAAGCTTTTCAGGCGGATATCCGAGGAAGTTGTTCTGTAAAAAACACAATATCGTTATACTCGATAACAGAAAACATACCCTCCGATAGCCAGCCTGCCCATGGGAAAACAGAATGAACGCGGAAACAGCGGCGCCCGCCGAATCCACCTTTAGCCCGGCCCGCCAGCAACAGGTAGTCAGTGCTTTGCGGGCGCTGCTGCCGGCGCATGCGCTGTTATCCAATATCGAAGATACCCGGCCCTACGAATGCGATGGCCTGGCCGCCTATCGGCAAACGCCGATGGTGGTGGCGCTCCCTGAGAACGAGGAACAGGTGGTGGCCATCCTCAAGGCGTGCCGCGATCTCAAGGTGCCTATCGTGCCGCGCGGCGCCGGTACCGGCCTGTCCGGCGGCGCCATGCCGATCGCCGACGGCGTGGTCTTGTCCACCGCCAAATTTACCCGCATCGTCAAGCTCGATCAGTATGCACGGACTGCGGTGGTGCAGCCGGGTGTGCGCAACCTGGCCATTTCCGAGGCGGCGGCCGCCCACGGCCTGTATTACGCGCCAGACCCGTCATCGCAGATCGCCTGCACCATTGGCGGCAACGTGGCGGAGAATTCGGGCGGCGTGCATTGCCTGAAATACGGCCTTACCGTGCATAACGTATTGCGTGTGCGGATGGTGACCATCGAAGGCGAGGTAGTCGAACTCGGCAATGGCGCACTGGATGCGCCCGGCCTCGACTTGCTGGCGGTCTTCATCGGCTCGGAAGGCATGCTGGGCGTGGTCACCGAGGTCACGGTCAAGCTGATTCCCAAACCGCAGGCGGCGCGCGTCATCATGGCGTCGTTCGACGACGTGGTGAAGAGCGGCAATGCGGTCGCCAAC
Proteins encoded in this region:
- a CDS encoding FAD-linked oxidase C-terminal domain-containing protein codes for the protein MNAETAAPAESTFSPARQQQVVSALRALLPAHALLSNIEDTRPYECDGLAAYRQTPMVVALPENEEQVVAILKACRDLKVPIVPRGAGTGLSGGAMPIADGVVLSTAKFTRIVKLDQYARTAVVQPGVRNLAISEAAAAHGLYYAPDPSSQIACTIGGNVAENSGGVHCLKYGLTVHNVLRVRMVTIEGEVVELGNGALDAPGLDLLAVFIGSEGMLGVVTEVTVKLIPKPQAARVIMASFDDVVKSGNAVANVIAAGIIPAGLEMMDRTSSRMVEPFVKAGYDIDAAAILLCESDGTAEEVEEEIGRMSAVLNASGATRIEVSTSEAERLRFWSGRKNAFPAAGRISPDYYCMDGTIPRKNLAQVLLGIEQMENKYGLRCANVFHAGDGNLHPLILFDANVPGEFHRAEEFGAEILELCVAVGGTITGEHGVGIEKINSMCVQFSPLEREAFFNVKRAFDTAFLLNPDKAIPTLQRCAEYGKMHVQRGQLKFAELPRF
- a CDS encoding FAD-binding oxidoreductase produces the protein MNHIADLAALKKPLPDALLAALGALFGERFSTTVAMREHHGRDASSYDPMLPDAVVFVESTEEVAALVKLCSEYLVPVIPFGSGTSLEGHVLALQGGISVDLSRMNRLLAIHAEDLTATVQTGVTRKQLNHEIKDSGLFFPIDPGADASIGGMAATRASGTNAVRYGSMRENTLALTVVTADGRIIKTGTRAKKSAAGYDLTRIFVGSEGTLGVITEVTVKLYPQPEAISAAVCSFQNIADAVNAVIQTIQLGVPVARVELLDENGVRAINAHSKLALPEQPLLLFEFHGSENGVKEQAELVQAVVAEHHAVGFEWATRPEDRSRLWTARHNAYFALLQLRPGSRAISTDCCVPISRLAECILETKADCEANGMVYSIIGHVGDGNFHVQMLVDPDDAADIARAEGVNARMVSRAIGMDGTCTGEHGVGLHKIDFLIEEHGVEAIATMRALKHAFDPKNIMNPGKIIRW
- a CDS encoding LysR substrate-binding domain-containing protein gives rise to the protein MVNRLPPVHALSAFEAAARHRSFALAADELCITPSALSHRIRLLEDFVGERLFSREGRTVTLSEFGHRYLEVVRSALRTLTEFPLPQRNAQVQPRVKITAPPTFARQLLIPHLHGFASRHPEIVVEIFLSVPLYDLSLTESDLEVRFGAGKYPNTTTEKLFEEPTFAVASPGYLKKAGPLHQPADLCKASLLRSALEPWQPWFQAAGLDWPEPSSGLRADDLGLLLELVRHGHGVGLTRKHFAQQMIAQGEVVQLFDISLTSPPHAYYLVYQQKPQERPEVTTFIEWMKDTFSRI